The Deltaproteobacteria bacterium genome window below encodes:
- a CDS encoding HlyD family efflux transporter periplasmic adaptor subunit codes for MTSLRRWWIVGLFVCGCRDASSPAAAVVAAPPAATVRHGVHEGELAVVTLSSAAETALGIETATVTAAASTATRASFGIVLAPPGTTMTVAAPVAGTLRDGDVRLVAGGAIDAGATALRLVPLAPVDRDVKAQARRQSATTQARLDVAQARATRLESLMKDRAASARALEEARGELEAAQAEHDAAQARERALGRAPLSADVTLRVVTPIAGIVRAQWAAPGQVVAAGAPLFEVGPSSSLWLRVPMSAAERARLGRPRAIEVARLDDGDRWQAEPVAAPPSADPNSGDVDVVYALPAAAAGLAPGERLQVWLPEQARAATSVPTGALVRDFDGGTWVYACLGEHRYARRRVEVAATDGERLALVRSPELGTCIVTVGAAELLGTEFGVAH; via the coding sequence ATGACATCGTTGCGACGGTGGTGGATCGTGGGCCTGTTCGTGTGTGGCTGTCGCGACGCATCGTCGCCTGCGGCCGCGGTCGTCGCGGCGCCGCCGGCTGCGACCGTCCGGCACGGCGTGCACGAGGGCGAACTCGCCGTGGTCACGCTGTCGTCGGCGGCCGAGACGGCGCTCGGCATCGAGACCGCCACCGTGACCGCGGCCGCCTCCACGGCCACGCGCGCGTCGTTCGGGATCGTACTCGCGCCGCCCGGCACCACCATGACGGTCGCCGCGCCGGTCGCCGGCACATTGCGCGACGGCGACGTGCGTCTCGTCGCCGGCGGTGCGATCGATGCCGGTGCGACCGCGTTGCGGCTGGTGCCGCTCGCACCGGTCGATCGCGACGTCAAGGCGCAGGCCCGTCGCCAGAGCGCGACCACGCAGGCGCGCCTCGACGTCGCGCAGGCCCGTGCCACACGGCTCGAGTCGCTGATGAAGGATCGCGCCGCGAGTGCGCGCGCGCTCGAGGAGGCCCGCGGCGAGCTCGAAGCGGCGCAGGCCGAGCACGACGCGGCGCAGGCCCGCGAGCGTGCGCTGGGTCGCGCACCGCTGTCCGCCGACGTGACGCTGCGCGTGGTCACCCCGATCGCGGGCATCGTGCGTGCGCAGTGGGCCGCGCCGGGGCAGGTCGTCGCTGCGGGTGCGCCGTTGTTCGAGGTCGGCCCGAGTTCGTCGTTGTGGCTGCGCGTGCCGATGTCGGCGGCCGAGCGCGCGCGGCTCGGACGCCCGCGCGCAATCGAGGTCGCACGGCTCGACGACGGCGATCGCTGGCAGGCCGAGCCGGTTGCGGCGCCGCCGTCCGCGGATCCGAACAGCGGCGACGTCGATGTGGTCTACGCGCTGCCAGCCGCGGCCGCCGGACTCGCGCCGGGCGAACGATTGCAGGTGTGGCTGCCCGAGCAGGCCCGCGCGGCGACCAGCGTGCCCACGGGCGCGCTCGTGCGGGACTTCGATGGTGGCACGTGGGTCTACGCCTGCCTCGGCGAGCATCGCTATGCGCGGCGACGCGTCGAGGTGGCAGCGACCGACGGTGAGCGGCTTGCGTTGGTCCGCTCGCCCGAGCTCGGTACGTGCATCGTCACGGTCGGGGCCGCCGAGCTGCTGGGTACCGAGTTCGGGGTGGCCCACTGA
- a CDS encoding TolC family protein, giving the protein MRSIIATALAVPLLSGTLGGVVGCRHAQPEALVEGELRERVGHGFATERGDDAPPALPAEVRLDDGVSADEAVAIALWNSATFRIELTRLHAAEAELAAAKRPSNPTLRLLFPAGPQQLSVLLTWPIENLVTMPRRIKVARTNLDVVAAQVVQIGVDLARDVKLAHADWALAHDRLAVRGSLAADFAAIATIVRARANGGDVPVTEAEIAEADARLASDEVARARDEVAIAGSRLEARLGGVSLRAANPSAMAPATIAAHASSAGEAWAASARDTRPDLRAAQLALETAGARVGLERAAVLNLAGVGYGVGPAFTGGVQGELPIASQNQLGVGRRARSSRRRGGVSSSCASAWTRRSPRHGRSWTARCGRGGSTTTRWSRPARAISRPRPRSTIWARATTRRCCCRRSGSRPRACG; this is encoded by the coding sequence GTGCGATCGATCATCGCGACCGCGCTGGCGGTGCCGCTGCTGTCGGGCACGCTCGGTGGGGTCGTGGGCTGCAGGCATGCGCAGCCCGAAGCGCTGGTCGAGGGCGAGCTGCGCGAGCGCGTCGGCCACGGCTTCGCGACCGAGCGCGGCGATGATGCCCCGCCGGCGCTGCCGGCCGAGGTGCGGCTGGACGATGGTGTGAGCGCCGACGAGGCGGTCGCGATCGCGCTGTGGAACAGCGCGACCTTTCGCATCGAGCTCACGCGTCTGCACGCGGCCGAGGCCGAGCTCGCAGCGGCCAAGCGACCGTCCAATCCGACCCTGCGACTGCTGTTCCCCGCGGGTCCGCAGCAGCTGAGCGTGCTGCTGACGTGGCCGATCGAGAACCTCGTCACGATGCCGCGACGCATCAAGGTGGCGCGGACGAACCTCGATGTCGTCGCGGCGCAGGTGGTGCAGATCGGTGTCGATCTCGCGCGTGACGTCAAGCTGGCGCACGCCGACTGGGCGCTGGCCCACGACCGCCTGGCGGTTCGCGGCTCGCTGGCCGCAGACTTCGCCGCGATCGCGACGATCGTGCGCGCGCGGGCCAACGGCGGCGACGTGCCGGTGACCGAGGCCGAGATCGCCGAGGCCGATGCCAGGCTCGCGAGCGACGAGGTCGCCCGTGCCCGCGACGAGGTCGCGATCGCGGGCTCTCGGCTCGAGGCGCGGCTGGGCGGCGTGTCCCTGCGTGCGGCAAACCCCAGCGCGATGGCGCCGGCGACGATCGCAGCGCACGCGTCGTCCGCCGGCGAAGCGTGGGCCGCGAGCGCTCGCGACACGCGTCCCGACCTGCGTGCCGCCCAGCTCGCGCTCGAGACCGCGGGTGCGCGCGTCGGCCTCGAGCGCGCCGCGGTGCTGAACCTCGCCGGCGTCGGGTACGGCGTCGGGCCGGCGTTCACGGGCGGCGTGCAAGGCGAGCTGCCGATCGCGTCGCAGAACCAGCTCGGCGTCGGCCGGCGCGCGCGCAGCTCGAGGCGGCGAGGTGGCGTGTCGTCGAGCTGCGCCAGCGCGTGGACGCGGAGGTCACCCAGGCACGGACGCAGCTGGACGGCGCGCTGCGGTCGTGGCGGCTCTACGACGACGAGGTGGTCGCGGCCCGCACGCGCGATCTCGCGGCCGCGACCGCGCAGTACGATCTGGGCGAGAGCGACTACGCGGCGGTGCTGCTGTCGGCGCAGCGGCTCGAGACCACGCGCCTGCGGATGA
- a CDS encoding CoA-binding protein: protein MSEPDLRAILEQTRTIAVLGAHWEPQRAACYVPEYLASVGYRVLPVNPIGAGRSGFGAPFVGSLAELTWAVDMVDVFRRAELLPAHEAEILAMTPRPAVVWLQLGIRNDAFADRLRTAGITVVQDRCTLAEHRRLGLPPHGRA, encoded by the coding sequence ATGTCCGAGCCCGACCTCCGCGCCATCCTCGAGCAGACCCGCACCATCGCCGTGCTCGGCGCCCATTGGGAGCCGCAGCGCGCCGCGTGCTACGTGCCGGAGTACCTCGCGAGCGTGGGCTATCGCGTGCTGCCGGTGAACCCGATCGGCGCGGGGCGCAGCGGCTTCGGGGCGCCGTTCGTGGGCTCGCTCGCCGAGCTCACCTGGGCGGTCGACATGGTCGACGTGTTCCGCCGCGCCGAGCTGCTGCCCGCGCACGAGGCCGAGATCCTCGCGATGACGCCGCGGCCCGCGGTGGTGTGGCTGCAGCTCGGCATCCGCAACGACGCGTTCGCCGACCGCCTGCGCACCGCCGGCATCACGGTGGTGCAGGATCGCTGCACGCTGGCCGAGCACCGACGCCTGGGGCTGCCGCCCCACGGCCGGGCGTAG
- a CDS encoding DUF434 domain-containing protein, with product MARGAHPEDPALFGAAALPALQAATAELSWLLTRGYAERSATALVGDRHGLDKRQRDAVRRCAAGTSSLAGRAARACAAAMLHGHALAIDGFNCLITTEAAIAGAPIFRGCDSALRDIASVHGNWREVASTTAALAVLADALAALRPSEVVWYLDRPVSRSAELGRELERVAAERALPWRAELVFDPDGVLARGHDVVASADAGVLDRCGAWFDLVSYALALAQVPAWIVDLGAASA from the coding sequence GTGGCCCGCGGCGCGCATCCGGAGGATCCGGCCCTGTTCGGGGCCGCAGCGCTGCCAGCCCTGCAGGCGGCGACCGCCGAGCTGTCGTGGCTGCTGACGCGCGGCTATGCCGAGCGCAGCGCGACCGCATTGGTCGGCGATCGCCACGGCCTCGACAAGCGCCAGCGCGACGCGGTCCGCCGCTGCGCCGCGGGCACGTCGTCGCTCGCGGGCCGTGCCGCCCGCGCGTGCGCGGCCGCGATGCTGCACGGGCACGCGCTCGCGATCGACGGTTTCAACTGCCTCATCACCACCGAGGCCGCGATCGCCGGTGCGCCGATCTTCCGCGGCTGCGACAGCGCCCTGCGGGACATCGCGAGCGTGCACGGCAACTGGCGCGAGGTCGCGTCCACCACCGCGGCGCTCGCCGTGCTCGCCGACGCCCTCGCGGCGCTGCGTCCATCCGAGGTGGTGTGGTATCTCGATCGACCGGTGTCGCGCAGCGCCGAGCTCGGCCGCGAGCTCGAGCGCGTGGCGGCCGAGCGCGCACTGCCGTGGCGGGCGGAGCTGGTGTTCGACCCCGACGGCGTGCTCGCCCGCGGCCACGACGTGGTCGCGAGCGCCGACGCCGGCGTGCTCGATCGTTGCGGCGCGTGGTTCGATCTGGTCTCGTACGCGCTGGCGCTCGCGCAGGTGCCGGCGTGGATCGTCGATCTCGGCGCCGCGTCGGCGTGA
- a CDS encoding response regulator has product MRILVVEDDPLQREVMRRELAAVGHEVLAVGDAEVAMVAHAQTPFSLVVADWLLPGIDGLRLVQRIRAQPGGEGVFTLVVTARDRPEDLQRVLDSGADDYMAKPVDAAVLMTRVRIAERRLARQRLHDVDREALLRTQAEFRRVIERCPLGVIARHGSIVQYANGAAARIFGLSRQELVGANVQDFVAPEFREVMERRSQRFDRSGAPPPPIEIILVRPDGRRIVARQIPVTRASFEGIDVSYVMFEDVTARTNAERRLRMTQFAVDRAGDLILWVESGGTITYANAAANELLGYAPSSLDGRMLAELDADLDVRGWNEWLGRLVALGTLRYDTRLRDRSGRMVAVEVSASALQFDGETFAVLSARDVRERESLRANLQRAERLASVGSLAAGVAHEINNPLAYVLANLELVVEALARTEMTDDSRTRINELVDGCLDGAGRVRRIVGDLRSFARQRDEEAGPCDVHRVLDTAIGIADNQIRHRARLVRAYGAPATVTAHEGRLSQVFVNLLVNAAQAIPEAGGEEHSITVVTATPENGWVSISITDTGIGIDPLLLERIFEPFFTTKPQGEGTGLGLSVCHGIISSLGGRIEVTSRPGEGATFRVVLPTAIGGVKAPAKSSTSVPSPAGPGIRVLVVDDEPLIGESVRKALSGHQITVVHSGAEAIAACDRTRYDLVLCDIMMPGVSGIDVYETVRLRQPEQAARFVFMTGGAFTPKAKGFLDRYSGEALAKPFTLADLRDLVARWAKRSMPQTGS; this is encoded by the coding sequence ATGCGTATTCTGGTCGTCGAAGACGATCCGCTGCAGCGTGAGGTGATGCGCCGCGAGCTTGCCGCGGTGGGTCATGAAGTGCTGGCCGTGGGCGACGCCGAGGTGGCGATGGTGGCCCACGCGCAGACGCCGTTCTCGCTGGTCGTCGCCGACTGGTTGCTGCCCGGCATCGACGGCCTGCGGCTGGTGCAGCGCATCCGCGCACAGCCCGGCGGCGAGGGCGTGTTCACGCTGGTCGTGACCGCCCGCGATCGCCCCGAGGATCTCCAGCGCGTGCTCGACTCCGGCGCCGACGACTACATGGCCAAGCCGGTCGACGCCGCGGTGCTGATGACCCGCGTGCGCATCGCCGAGCGCAGGCTCGCGCGGCAGCGCCTGCACGACGTCGACCGCGAGGCGCTGCTGCGCACGCAGGCCGAGTTCCGTCGCGTGATCGAGCGCTGCCCGCTGGGGGTCATCGCGCGCCACGGCTCGATCGTCCAGTACGCCAACGGGGCCGCCGCGCGCATCTTCGGCCTCTCGCGGCAGGAGCTGGTCGGTGCCAACGTCCAAGACTTCGTCGCGCCGGAGTTCCGCGAGGTGATGGAGCGTCGCTCGCAGCGCTTCGATCGATCGGGCGCACCGCCGCCGCCGATCGAGATCATCCTCGTACGGCCCGACGGGCGTCGCATCGTCGCCCGGCAGATACCCGTCACGCGCGCGAGCTTCGAGGGCATCGATGTCAGCTACGTGATGTTCGAGGACGTCACCGCCCGCACCAACGCCGAGCGACGGCTGCGGATGACGCAGTTCGCGGTCGACCGCGCGGGCGACCTCATCCTGTGGGTCGAGTCGGGCGGCACCATCACCTACGCCAACGCGGCCGCCAACGAGCTGCTGGGCTACGCGCCGTCGAGCCTCGACGGTCGCATGCTGGCCGAGCTCGACGCCGACCTCGACGTGCGGGGCTGGAACGAGTGGCTGGGGCGGCTGGTGGCGCTCGGGACCCTGCGCTACGACACCCGGCTGCGCGACCGCTCGGGGCGCATGGTCGCGGTCGAGGTCTCGGCCAGCGCGCTGCAGTTCGACGGCGAGACCTTCGCGGTGTTGTCGGCCCGCGACGTGCGCGAGCGCGAGTCGTTGCGCGCCAACCTCCAGCGCGCCGAGCGGCTGGCCTCGGTCGGCTCGCTCGCGGCCGGCGTGGCCCACGAGATCAACAACCCGCTGGCCTACGTGCTGGCGAACCTCGAGCTCGTGGTCGAGGCGCTCGCACGCACGGAGATGACCGACGACTCGCGCACGCGCATCAACGAGCTGGTCGACGGTTGCCTCGACGGCGCTGGGCGAGTGCGACGGATCGTCGGCGATCTGCGCTCGTTCGCACGCCAGCGCGACGAGGAGGCCGGGCCCTGCGACGTGCATCGCGTGCTCGACACCGCGATCGGCATCGCCGACAACCAGATCCGCCACCGGGCGCGGCTGGTGCGGGCCTACGGCGCGCCGGCGACGGTGACCGCCCACGAAGGCCGGCTGTCGCAGGTGTTCGTCAACCTGCTGGTGAACGCAGCGCAGGCGATTCCAGAGGCCGGCGGCGAGGAACACTCGATCACCGTCGTCACCGCGACCCCCGAGAACGGCTGGGTCTCGATCTCGATCACCGACACCGGCATCGGCATCGATCCACTGCTGCTCGAGCGCATCTTCGAGCCGTTCTTCACCACCAAGCCGCAGGGCGAAGGCACTGGGCTGGGGCTATCGGTGTGCCACGGCATCATCAGCTCGCTGGGCGGTCGCATCGAGGTCACCAGCCGGCCCGGCGAGGGCGCGACCTTCCGCGTGGTGTTGCCGACCGCGATCGGCGGTGTGAAGGCGCCTGCGAAGTCGTCGACGTCGGTGCCGTCGCCCGCGGGTCCCGGCATCCGCGTGCTGGTGGTCGACGACGAGCCGCTGATCGGCGAGAGCGTTCGCAAGGCACTTTCGGGGCACCAGATCACCGTGGTGCACAGCGGCGCCGAGGCCATCGCGGCCTGCGATCGCACCCGCTATGACCTCGTGCTGTGCGACATCATGATGCCGGGCGTCTCGGGCATCGACGTCTACGAGACCGTGCGCCTGCGTCAGCCCGAGCAGGCCGCGCGCTTCGTGTTCATGACCGGCGGCGCATTCACGCCCAAGGCCAAGGGCTTCCTCGATCGCTACAGCGGCGAGGCGCTGGCCAAGCCATTCACGCTGGCCGACCTCCGCGACCTGGTGGCGCGCTGGGCCAAGCGCTCGATGCCGCAGACCGGCTCGTAG
- a CDS encoding sigma-70 family RNA polymerase sigma factor, with protein MTNDDFELLEKWRGGDAKAGNQLFDRYFDPLYRFFRNKVQDAADDLVQQTFLALVQARDRFRGDASFRTYLFTAARSKLYNHLERRGREGIIDLGATSCEDLGISPTGLLAKDEQQRHLLLALRKLPIDLQVALELYYFEGVRGPELAEILEVPEGTMRSRIRRGCELLRDRLVELTQSPALAESTSSNLEAWAAAVRARLDR; from the coding sequence GTGACGAACGACGACTTCGAGCTGTTGGAGAAGTGGCGTGGCGGCGACGCCAAGGCCGGCAATCAACTGTTCGATCGCTACTTCGATCCTCTGTACCGGTTCTTCCGCAACAAGGTGCAGGACGCCGCCGACGACCTGGTCCAGCAGACCTTCCTCGCGCTCGTGCAGGCCCGCGACCGCTTCCGCGGTGACGCCAGCTTCCGCACCTATCTGTTCACCGCCGCCCGCAGCAAGCTCTACAACCACCTCGAGCGACGCGGACGCGAGGGCATCATCGATCTCGGCGCGACCTCGTGCGAGGACCTCGGCATCTCGCCGACCGGTCTGCTCGCCAAGGACGAGCAGCAGCGCCACCTGCTGCTGGCCCTGCGCAAGCTGCCGATCGATCTGCAGGTCGCGCTCGAGCTGTACTACTTCGAGGGCGTGCGTGGCCCCGAGCTGGCCGAGATCCTAGAGGTGCCCGAGGGCACCATGCGCAGCCGCATCCGTCGCGGGTGCGAGCTGCTGCGCGATCGGTTGGTCGAGCTGACCCAATCGCCCGCCCTCGCCGAGTCGACCTCGTCGAACCTCGAGGCCTGGGCCGCGGCGGTTCGGGCCCGCCTCGATCGCTAG
- a CDS encoding Ku protein, with translation MAARAISSGTIAFGLVSIPVKLFTSVSPSDGIHFNNLHKDCGTRLKYQFHCPKHDVVVGRDETVKGFEFAKGQYVVFTPDELDAVEEQATGGIDIVEFVPISEVDPIYYDKAYYLAPEEGAARAYQLLAEALRATSLVALAKYAARGKQYLVLLRPVKLGLIMQQLHYPAEVRQMSEVGIEQADLRDGELDLAIKLVEQGARKNFRPEQYSDEVRARIEALIQRKVDGQDITAAPQASPKAQVIDLMAALKQSLGAGEPPAVAAGDGTTDG, from the coding sequence ATGGCCGCGCGTGCGATCTCGTCGGGCACCATCGCCTTCGGCTTGGTGTCGATCCCAGTGAAGCTGTTCACGTCGGTGTCACCCTCCGACGGCATCCACTTCAACAACCTCCACAAGGACTGCGGTACCCGGCTCAAGTACCAGTTCCACTGCCCCAAGCACGACGTCGTGGTCGGGCGCGACGAGACCGTGAAGGGCTTCGAGTTCGCCAAGGGGCAGTACGTCGTGTTCACCCCCGACGAGCTCGACGCGGTCGAGGAGCAGGCCACCGGCGGCATCGACATCGTCGAGTTCGTGCCCATCTCCGAGGTCGACCCGATCTACTACGACAAGGCCTACTACCTCGCGCCCGAGGAGGGCGCCGCGCGGGCCTACCAGCTGCTCGCCGAGGCGTTGCGCGCGACCTCGCTGGTCGCGCTGGCGAAGTACGCCGCGCGTGGCAAGCAGTACCTCGTGCTCCTGCGGCCGGTGAAGCTCGGGCTCATCATGCAGCAGCTCCACTATCCCGCCGAGGTGCGGCAGATGTCGGAGGTGGGCATCGAGCAGGCCGACCTGCGCGACGGCGAGCTCGACCTCGCGATCAAGCTGGTCGAGCAGGGCGCGCGCAAGAACTTCCGCCCCGAGCAGTACTCCGACGAGGTGCGTGCCCGCATCGAGGCGCTGATCCAGCGCAAGGTCGACGGACAGGACATCACCGCGGCGCCGCAGGCCAGCCCCAAGGCGCAGGTCATCGACCTGATGGCCGCGCTCAAGCAGAGCCTGGGCGCGGGAGAGCCGCCCGCGGTCGCCGCGGGCGACGGCACCACCGACGGCTGA
- the ligD gene encoding DNA ligase D — protein sequence MTRYREKRSADRTAEPFGGVPTTSPGGPKLFVIQMHAARRMHWDLRLEMNGVLRSWAVPRGPSLDPDDKRMAVETEDHPIEYVDFEGIIPDGNYGAGGMIVWDRGIYTAHIPMDEGYRDGKLLFELHGHKLRGVWTLVRTAGGDGKQWLLMKKPDGGSVRAGAQPPDDSSVLSGLTIEQLREGFGRTAELRAALLEAGAPRRRVVVAAVEPMLAQVGEAPFRREGWWFELKYDGYRVIAGATEHRPELRYRSGFEATAAFPEISRTLAALPYEHVVLDGEVVVLDDDARPNFQRLQRRALLLRARDVDRAMREHPVVLYAFDLLGFEDFDLRPLPLSLRKQLLQRLLPRAGAIRYADHVATEGLALWAQIEALGLEGVVAKRADAAYVGGRSPQWIKLRTEHTADFVVVGFTLPEGTRTGLRALHLAAWEDGALIYVGRVGSGFDEAALAGLRAALDRRVRDTPACAGPIPSGHGFVWVAPELVVEVRFKHRTDEGLLRHPVFLRTRPDKPAADCTMPTTGHADAPGEPAAASAPTDTTPLDDDGDDDDGALALADREAAAAAPTAGPHRVVVSNPDKLFWPDDGLRKQDLVGFYREVGPWLLPYLRDRPLVLTRYPDGIAGKSFFQKNAPPYIPSWLRTKTMWSEHAEREIEYFVCDEVDAVAYVANLATIPLHVWGSRLQDLQHPDWCILDLDPKGAPFVHVVRIAREIEALCRDIEMPAFLKTSGSTGLHVLLPLGRQCTFEQCRALGEILAQVVARRLHDIATIERHVPSRRGRVYIDFLQNGHGRLLVAPLSLRPLPRAPVSTPLHWHELRDDLDTHDFNLRTVPARLAAVGDPMRDVLTLRPDLPAILQRLLELTE from the coding sequence CTGACGCGCTACCGCGAGAAGCGCTCGGCCGATCGCACGGCGGAGCCGTTCGGCGGCGTGCCCACGACCTCGCCCGGCGGCCCCAAGCTGTTCGTGATCCAGATGCACGCCGCACGGCGCATGCACTGGGACCTTCGGCTCGAGATGAACGGTGTGCTGCGCTCGTGGGCGGTGCCCCGCGGGCCCTCGCTCGACCCCGACGACAAGCGCATGGCGGTCGAGACCGAGGACCACCCGATCGAGTACGTCGACTTCGAGGGCATCATCCCCGACGGCAACTACGGCGCGGGCGGGATGATCGTGTGGGACCGCGGCATCTACACCGCGCACATCCCCATGGACGAGGGCTACCGCGACGGCAAGCTGCTGTTCGAGCTGCACGGCCACAAACTGCGCGGGGTCTGGACGCTGGTGCGGACTGCCGGCGGCGACGGCAAGCAGTGGCTGCTGATGAAGAAGCCCGACGGCGGCTCGGTGCGCGCCGGCGCCCAGCCGCCCGACGACAGCTCGGTGCTCTCGGGTCTCACGATCGAGCAGCTGCGCGAGGGGTTCGGTCGCACCGCCGAGCTGCGCGCGGCACTGCTCGAGGCCGGCGCGCCACGACGCCGGGTGGTCGTGGCGGCGGTCGAGCCGATGCTGGCGCAGGTCGGTGAGGCCCCGTTTCGTCGCGAGGGCTGGTGGTTCGAGCTCAAGTACGACGGCTACCGCGTGATTGCGGGCGCGACCGAGCACCGCCCCGAGCTGCGCTACCGCAGCGGCTTCGAGGCCACCGCCGCGTTCCCCGAGATCAGCCGCACGCTCGCCGCCCTGCCCTACGAGCACGTGGTGCTCGACGGCGAGGTCGTGGTGCTCGACGACGACGCGCGGCCCAACTTCCAGCGCCTGCAGCGTCGCGCGTTGTTGTTGCGCGCCCGCGACGTCGACCGGGCCATGCGCGAGCACCCGGTGGTGCTGTATGCCTTCGATCTGCTGGGCTTCGAGGATTTCGATCTGCGACCGCTGCCGCTGTCGCTGCGCAAGCAGCTGCTGCAGCGGCTACTTCCCCGCGCGGGTGCGATCCGCTACGCCGATCACGTCGCCACCGAAGGCCTCGCGCTGTGGGCACAGATCGAGGCGCTGGGGCTCGAGGGCGTGGTCGCCAAGCGGGCCGACGCGGCCTACGTCGGCGGCCGCAGCCCGCAGTGGATCAAGCTGCGCACGGAGCACACCGCCGACTTCGTGGTGGTCGGGTTCACGCTGCCCGAGGGCACCCGCACCGGCCTGCGTGCGCTGCATCTGGCGGCCTGGGAGGACGGCGCGTTGATCTACGTCGGCCGCGTCGGCAGCGGCTTCGACGAGGCCGCGCTCGCGGGCCTGCGGGCCGCGCTCGATCGCCGCGTCCGCGACACGCCGGCGTGTGCCGGGCCGATCCCGAGCGGCCACGGGTTCGTGTGGGTGGCGCCCGAGCTGGTCGTCGAGGTCCGCTTCAAGCACCGCACCGACGAGGGTCTGCTGCGACACCCGGTGTTCCTGCGCACGCGGCCCGACAAGCCGGCCGCCGACTGCACGATGCCGACCACCGGCCACGCCGACGCGCCCGGCGAGCCCGCGGCTGCATCCGCACCGACGGACACCACGCCGCTCGACGACGACGGTGACGACGACGACGGTGCACTGGCGCTGGCCGATCGCGAGGCCGCCGCGGCGGCCCCGACTGCCGGCCCGCACCGCGTGGTGGTGTCGAATCCCGACAAGCTGTTCTGGCCCGACGACGGTCTGCGCAAGCAGGACCTGGTGGGGTTCTACCGCGAGGTCGGGCCGTGGCTGCTGCCCTACCTGCGCGACCGGCCGCTCGTGCTCACCCGCTACCCCGATGGCATCGCCGGCAAGTCGTTCTTCCAGAAGAACGCGCCGCCCTACATCCCGTCGTGGTTGCGCACCAAGACCATGTGGAGCGAGCACGCCGAGCGCGAGATCGAGTACTTCGTGTGCGACGAGGTCGATGCGGTCGCGTACGTCGCGAACCTCGCGACCATCCCGCTGCACGTGTGGGGCAGTCGGCTGCAGGATCTGCAGCACCCCGACTGGTGCATCCTCGATCTCGACCCCAAGGGCGCACCGTTCGTCCACGTGGTCCGCATCGCCCGCGAGATCGAGGCGCTGTGCCGCGACATCGAGATGCCGGCGTTCCTCAAGACCAGCGGGTCGACCGGCCTGCACGTGCTGCTACCGCTGGGCCGTCAGTGCACGTTCGAGCAGTGTCGCGCACTGGGCGAGATCCTCGCCCAGGTGGTCGCGCGGCGGCTGCACGACATCGCGACCATCGAGCGGCACGTGCCCTCGCGACGGGGCCGCGTCTACATCGACTTCCTGCAGAACGGCCACGGCCGCCTGTTGGTCGCGCCGCTGTCGCTGCGGCCGCTGCCCCGCGCGCCGGTGTCGACACCGCTGCACTGGCACGAGCTGCGCGACGACCTCGACACCCACGACTTCAACCTCCGCACGGTGCCCGCGCGGCTGGCCGCAGTCGGAGATCCGATGCGCGACGTGCTCACGCTGCGCCCCGACCTGCCGGCCATCCTGCAGCGCCTGCTGGAGCTGACCGAATGA
- a CDS encoding alpha/beta hydrolase — MGALALAHGAGADMHHRFMVALAESLATCGVATLRYQFPYTEAKRRRIDAQPLLLACVRAAAAACATHWPELACFAGGKSMGGRMTTLAASMSPLPVVGLVAFGFPLHPRGQPATHRADHLAQLPHPLLVLQGTRDELGEVARLAPCLPASAQLHVVEHADHGFDVLRRSGRDAAEVMAELARTVADFMLAHASTPAEPREPLV, encoded by the coding sequence GTGGGCGCGCTCGCGCTGGCGCACGGGGCCGGGGCCGACATGCACCACCGCTTCATGGTCGCGCTCGCGGAGTCGCTCGCGACCTGCGGCGTGGCCACGCTGCGCTATCAATTCCCCTACACCGAGGCGAAGCGCCGGCGCATCGATGCGCAGCCGCTGCTGCTGGCGTGCGTACGCGCGGCCGCTGCGGCCTGCGCCACCCACTGGCCCGAGCTGGCCTGCTTCGCCGGCGGCAAGTCGATGGGTGGACGCATGACCACCCTGGCGGCCTCGATGTCGCCGCTGCCGGTGGTGGGCCTGGTCGCATTCGGCTTCCCGTTGCATCCGCGTGGGCAGCCCGCCACACACCGGGCGGATCATCTGGCCCAGCTGCCCCATCCGCTGCTGGTGCTGCAGGGCACGCGCGACGAGCTCGGCGAGGTCGCACGGCTCGCGCCCTGCTTGCCCGCGAGCGCGCAGCTGCACGTGGTCGAGCACGCCGATCACGGCTTCGACGTCCTGCGTCGCTCGGGTCGCGACGCGGCCGAGGTGATGGCCGAGCTGGCGCGCACGGTCGCCGATTTCATGCTCGCACACGCGTCGACGCCCGCCGAGCCGCGCGAGCCCCTGGTATAG